A single genomic interval of Corylus avellana chromosome ca10, CavTom2PMs-1.0 harbors:
- the LOC132164095 gene encoding F-box/kelch-repeat protein At5g26960, with the protein MSESCNSRHFSWLMKSCFPNPHDTKSFAHSSQTQPQPQPHILGDQCAATTTTTVSSLPDDLLLECLSRVPSSSLPSVSAVCPRWARLIDSSHFLGLRRCHRLLHHFVFAVSATESGLYAASLRLQSDGLWKVAFFLPDDAVSLGNFHGLLSHARLAAVGPKIFIIGRNAMVRYDTWSGTVVPRSAMIFPRKKFAAAVVSGKIYAAGGGPRTNAVEEYDPDSDTWRVVANAPRRRYGCIGASVDGVFYVIGGLKIGASGSEPSRTAANAEAHVYASSMDLYDVEARGWLRSRAVPGGGCVVAACTAAGHVYVLTSHAVELSFWRFDARRKSIGNSSINAISNNSSSGNSGFGEWCRLKSPPLPAQVRIDSTVRFSCVGVGEKVVLVQVIGCIDDLLRRSGRSSRGLREGLVLVYDSPGGEWSRAADLPEVIRRAACVSVEC; encoded by the coding sequence ATGTCAGAGAGCTGCAACTCTCGCCACTTCTCGTGGCTCATGAAATCCTGCTTCCCCAATCCACACGACACCAAATCCTTTGCCCATTCTTCCCAAACCCAGCCCCAGCCCCAGCCCCACATTCTTGGCGACCAATGcgccgccaccaccaccaccaccgtcTCCTCTCTCCCGGACGACCTCTTGCTCGAGTGCCTCTCGCGTGTTCCATCTTCTTCTCTGCCTTCCGTCTCCGCCGTTTGCCCCAGGTGGGCCCGCCTCATCGACTCCTCTCACTTCTTGGGTCTGCGCCGCTGCCACCGCCTACTCCACCACTTCGTCTTCGCCGTCTCTGCCACCGAGTCTGGCCTCTACGCCGCCAGTCTACGCTTACAAAGCGATGGGCTCTGGAAGGTCGCCTTCTTCCTCCCCGACGACGCCGTTTCGCTCGGGAACTTCCACGGCCTGCTCTCCCACGCCCGGTTGGCCGCGGTGGGGCCTAAGATTTTTATCATCGGTCGGAACGCGATGGTGCGCTACGACACGTGGTCCGGGACGGTGGTTCCCAGATCGGCGATGATCTTCCCGAGGAAGAAGTTCGCCGCGGCCGTTGTTTCCGGCAAGATCTACGCTGCCGGGGGGGGTCCGAGGACGAACGCGGTGGAGGAGTACGATCCCGACTCCGACACATGGCGCGTTGTGGCCAACGCTCCGAGGAGGCGGTACGGCTGTATCGGAGCGTCGGTGGATGGGGTGTTCTACGTGATCGGGGGGCTCAAGATAGGCGCATCGGGGAGCGAGCCCTCTCGCACCGCTGCCAACGCGGAGGCCCACGTGTACGCGAGCTCAATGGATTTGTACGACGTGGAGGCGCGTGGGTGGCTGAGAAGCCGAGCAGTCCCCGGCGGCGGCTGCGTAGTGGCGGCTTGCACTGCTGCCGGACACGTGTACGTTCTCACCAGCCACGCCGTGGAGCTATCTTTTTGGAGATTCGACGCGCGAAGAAAAAGCATTGGTAACAGTAGTATCAACGCTATCAGTAACAATAGTAGCAGTGGCAATAGTGGGTTTGGGGAGTGGTGTAGGTTAAAGAGCCCTCCACTACCGGCGCAAGTTAGAATAGACAGCACCGTTAGGTTCAGTTGCGTGGGGGTGGGTGAGAAAGTGGTGTTGGTGCAAGTCATCGGTTGCATCGACGACTTGTTGCGGCGGAGTGGGAGGAGTTCGAGGGGTTTGAGAGAAGGGCTAGTGTTGGTCTATGACTCCCCTGGCGGAGAGTGGAGCAGAGCGGCGGATCTGCCGGAGGTAATTCGACGCGCCGCCTGTGTGTCTGTGGAGTGCTGA